A single Triticum dicoccoides isolate Atlit2015 ecotype Zavitan chromosome 2A, WEW_v2.0, whole genome shotgun sequence DNA region contains:
- the LOC119358568 gene encoding putative ATP synthase protein YMF19: MAKIPFWKVNLFLYRYKIAKVRFGVFSFLFEIQIEMPQLDKLTYFSQFFWLCLLLFTFYILLFNNNNGILGISRILKLRNQLLSRWGGEIQSKDPKNLEDISRKGFSTGLSYMYSSLSEVSQWCKTVDYLGKRRKITLISDFGEISGSRGMERQILYLISKSRYNTSSSRITCWKNIMLTHVPHGQGSIVL; this comes from the coding sequence ATGGCAAAGATTCCATTTTGGAAAGTCAATCTCTTTTTGTATAGATATAAAATAGCAAAAGTACGGTTCGGAGTCTTTTCTTTCTTATTTGAAATCCAAATCGAAATGCCTCAACTTGATAAATTAACTTATTTCTCACAATTTTTCTGGTTATGTCTTCTCCTCTTTACTTTTTATATTCTCTTATTTAATAATAATAATGGAATACTTGGAATTAGTAGAATTCTCAAACTACGGAACCAACTGCTTTCGCGCTGGGGGGGCGAGATCCAGAGCAAGGACCCTAAGAATCTGGAAGATATCTCGAGAAAAGGTTTTAGCACCGGTCTCTCATATATGTACTCCAGTTTATCCGAAGTATCCCAATGGTGTAAGACCGTCGACTATTTGGGAAAAAGGAGGAAAATCACTCTGATCTCTGATTTCGGAGAAATAAGTGGCTCACGAGGAATGGAGAGACAGATTCTCTATTTGATCTCGAAGTCCCGATATAACACTTCTTCCAGTCGGATCACTTGTTGGAAAAACATAATGCTCACACATGTTCCACACGGGCAAGGAAGCATAGTATTATGA